A segment of the Actinomycetes bacterium genome:
TTCTCATGGGTCTTCCGTTCCCGTCGCCCACCGTTGTCGTTGACTCGCGCACCGAGGTGTTTCTCGGCTATCTCGACTACTTCCGATCCGTCATCGTGGACAAGCTCGAGGGTCTGCCCGACAGCGAGCTGCGGACGAGCCGGCTGCCGTCCGGCTGGACGCCGCTCGAGCTGCTCAAGCACCTGACCCATGTCGAGATGCGGTGGCTGGTCTGGGGCTTCGAGGGCTGCGACGTGGCCGCCCCGTGGGGCGACAACCGTGACGGCCGCTGGTACGTCGCGCCGGATGAGACCCTGACCGGACTGCTGACGCAGCTGCAGGCCCAAGCCGAGATCAGCCGCGGCATCGTCCGAGCCCATGTCTTGTCCGAGGTGGGAAGCCTGGCCCGCGCTGGGACGGGGCCGACCCGCCGACACTCGAACGCATCCTGTTCCACCTGCTGCAGGAGTACGCCCGCCACGCCGGCCATCTGGACATCGTCGGCGAGCTGGCAGATGGCCGGGTGGGCGAGTAGCGACCACGGACGGCTCCAGCCGTGCCTCGGTGTACCGATTCTCGGCGCGGTTCGCCGGCGGTCACCTAGAGTCTGCTGATCACCGGACGCTTCCCTGGCAGCAGCGCACCGCCCGCGTCATCTCTGCGTCAGCAGGCCACGGGCGCTATGCAACGGGAGATGTCCGCCATCGTCGGCTCGGCTGAGTGCTTCAGCACCGGCGAGCTCGCCATCGCACGGCAGGCGCTGGGAGCGTCCGGGTCCGGCTAGTACAGATCAGCCCGCTTCTCGGCACCGCCGTCGGCGGTTGGGGCGTGGTGTCGGCCTACGCTGGATGCATGACGCATCCGTTCCGGGCCGCCGTCGAGCGTCGCGACCACGCGGCGATGGTGGTGCTGATGGCCGAGGACGTGAGGTTCTTCAGCCCGGTGGCGTTTCGCCCGTTCGTGGGTCGTGACGCTGCGGCCGAGCTGTTCTGGAACCTGCTCGAGGTGTTCGAGGACTTCGCCTACGTCGACGAGCTGGAGGGTGATGGCACGCACGCGCTGGTGTTCACCGCCTCGGTGGGCGGCCGGCAGCTCCAGGGACTGGACCACCTGCGCCTCAACAGCGAGGGGTTGGTGAGCGAGTTCACGGTGATGATCCGGCCGCTATCCGGGCTGGCGGCGATCGGCGAGGCGATGGGTCCCCGAGTGGGGCACCTCGCCAAGGGCTAGCAGCCAAGCACCCGCAGTGCCGCTGGCTCCCGGACGACGCCCTCACCTCGACCACGAACTCGGGCCGATCGGTGACATTCGCCCCTGGACCGGCGCTTCGAGTCCCGGCAGCCTCGGGGTCGGGCCATCGCGACGTGGGGTCGACTGACGGGAGTCCACCATGACCGACGTCCGGGGGGACGCCGACACGGTGATCAGCGTGGCGGGGTTGTCCAAACGGTATGGCAGCACCGTCGCGGTGGACGGGGTGTCCTTCGACGTCGCCCGTGGGGAGATCTTCGGGCTGCTCGGCCGCAACGGTGCCG
Coding sequences within it:
- a CDS encoding nuclear transport factor 2 family protein — encoded protein: MTHPFRAAVERRDHAAMVVLMAEDVRFFSPVAFRPFVGRDAAAELFWNLLEVFEDFAYVDELEGDGTHALVFTASVGGRQLQGLDHLRLNSEGLVSEFTVMIRPLSGLAAIGEAMGPRVGHLAKG